A window of Ignavibacterium sp. contains these coding sequences:
- a CDS encoding four helix bundle protein, translating to MNKNTNKKYDLEDRLIEFAVLIIKIAENLKNSRAGNHIAGQIVRSGTSPSLNYGEAQSAESLSDFIHKFKILLKELRETRVALKIIKRIPLIDDIELVDKGITECNELISIFVKSIDTANKNTKKDKNN from the coding sequence ATGAACAAAAACACAAATAAAAAATATGATCTGGAAGATAGATTAATAGAATTCGCAGTGTTAATAATTAAAATTGCCGAAAATTTAAAAAATTCACGAGCAGGAAATCACATTGCAGGACAAATAGTTCGTTCAGGGACTTCGCCTTCATTAAATTATGGCGAAGCTCAAAGTGCCGAATCATTAAGTGATTTTATTCATAAGTTTAAAATTTTGTTGAAGGAGTTAAGAGAAACAAGAGTGGCTTTGAAAATTATAAAAAGAATACCTTTGATAGATGATATAGAATTAGTTGATAAAGGAATTACTGAATGCAATGAACTTATTTCAATTTTTGTTAAAAGTATCGATACAGCAAATAAGAATACAAAAAAGGATAAAAATAATTAG
- a CDS encoding pyridoxal-phosphate dependent enzyme, with protein MEYKNNILEQIGNTPLIKLNKINKGLKPKIFAKLESANPGGSVKDRIGLAMIEDAERRGELKPGGTIIEATSGNTGIGLALTAAVKGYKCIFVVTDKVSQEKINYLKALGAEVIVVSRFVDPDDPEYYVNVAKRLHKEIPNSFFAYQYSNPSNPEMHYRTTGPEIWRQTDGKITHFVSSIGTGGTISGTGRFLKEKNPNIQVIAADPLGSIFKHYKETGELIKGTPYLVEGIGQDCLPANVHFQYIDKIYNISDKESFAAARKLTLEEGIFCGGSTGTIVHVALQVAKECSENDVIVFIVCDTGERYLSKMHNEEWLRQNRMLDPEIRILRDLSDIKKQRGFEEIVSVKDTDSIKDVLELISRTGYSNIPVLRGRQSIGCIRENKLLAKLVEDPTLYNAKVKDLMEESLPVLDAKTEIAEVKKYLKENPAILVSDFGLITDIITRYDLINLSV; from the coding sequence GTGGAATATAAAAACAATATACTCGAACAGATTGGTAATACACCTCTCATAAAACTTAATAAGATCAACAAAGGTCTTAAGCCAAAAATATTCGCTAAACTCGAGTCAGCTAATCCTGGTGGAAGCGTTAAAGACCGAATCGGACTTGCAATGATTGAAGATGCTGAAAGAAGAGGTGAATTAAAACCGGGCGGAACAATTATAGAAGCAACAAGTGGTAATACCGGAATTGGTCTTGCACTTACTGCTGCGGTAAAAGGTTACAAATGTATTTTCGTTGTTACTGATAAAGTTAGTCAGGAAAAAATTAATTATCTGAAAGCTTTAGGCGCCGAAGTTATTGTAGTATCAAGATTTGTTGATCCTGATGACCCTGAGTATTATGTGAATGTAGCAAAACGCTTACACAAAGAAATTCCGAATTCATTCTTTGCTTATCAGTATTCAAATCCATCTAATCCCGAAATGCATTATCGCACAACCGGTCCTGAAATCTGGCGACAAACTGATGGAAAGATTACTCATTTTGTTTCAAGTATTGGCACTGGTGGGACAATCAGTGGCACAGGAAGATTTCTGAAAGAAAAAAATCCAAACATTCAGGTTATTGCAGCTGATCCGCTTGGCTCAATATTCAAACATTATAAAGAAACCGGTGAATTGATTAAAGGAACTCCGTATCTGGTTGAAGGTATTGGTCAGGATTGTTTGCCTGCGAATGTTCATTTTCAATATATAGATAAAATCTACAACATTAGCGATAAAGAATCTTTTGCTGCTGCAAGAAAACTAACTCTTGAAGAAGGAATATTCTGTGGTGGAAGCACAGGTACAATTGTTCATGTGGCTTTACAGGTAGCAAAAGAATGCTCTGAGAATGATGTAATTGTTTTTATCGTGTGTGATACAGGTGAAAGATATTTATCCAAAATGCACAATGAAGAATGGTTAAGACAGAATAGAATGCTTGATCCCGAAATAAGAATTTTAAGAGATTTATCTGACATCAAGAAACAAAGAGGTTTTGAAGAAATTGTTTCTGTTAAAGATACCGATTCAATTAAGGATGTACTTGAGCTAATCAGCAGAACAGGTTATTCAAATATACCCGTGCTGAGAGGACGACAATCAATTGGTTGTATCAGAGAAAATAAACTTCTCGCAAAGCTTGTCGAAGACCCAACTTTATACAATGCAAAGGTTAAAGACCTTATGGAAGAATCTCTTCCTGTTCTTGATGCAAAAACAGAAATTGCTGAAGTAAAAAAATATCTGAAAGAAAATCCTGCAATCCTTGTCAGCGACTTTGGATTGATTACGGATATAATTACAAGATATGATTTGATTAATCTGAGTGTGTAA
- a CDS encoding PLP-dependent aspartate aminotransferase family protein: MGFSTDAIHEGQIPEPITGAVITPIFQTSTYAQYELGKSTGFEYGRTHNPTRQALEKNIAALEKGKYGIAFASGLAATHALMSLVKAGDHIVISNNVYGGTYRLYELNMKNYGLDFSWVDTTDLKNIEQAIKPNTKMLYVETPTNPMLNITDLRGVTEIARRNNLISVCDNTFMSPYFQNPLTFGIDIVLHSTTKYLNGHSDIIGGILVTSDEKLHERLRYIQNAAGGVPSPFDCWLVLRSTKTLAVRMKQHEANAIELANFLEQSGLAKKVIYPGLKSHPQHGLAKQQMRGFGGMVSADFGDIETAKKVLNNVKIFTLAESLGGVESLICHPASMTHASVPKEERDKMGLTDSLVRFSVGIEDIEDLIADVKQALEK; the protein is encoded by the coding sequence ATGGGCTTTTCAACGGACGCAATTCACGAAGGACAAATTCCTGAACCTATAACAGGAGCTGTTATAACTCCGATTTTTCAAACATCTACTTATGCTCAATATGAGCTTGGTAAAAGTACAGGATTTGAATATGGCAGAACTCATAATCCGACAAGACAAGCATTAGAAAAAAATATTGCAGCGCTTGAAAAAGGTAAGTATGGAATTGCATTCGCATCAGGACTTGCAGCAACGCATGCACTTATGAGTTTAGTAAAAGCAGGCGATCATATCGTTATTTCAAACAATGTTTACGGTGGTACTTATCGTCTGTATGAACTGAATATGAAAAATTACGGATTGGATTTTTCCTGGGTTGATACAACTGATTTGAAAAACATTGAGCAGGCGATTAAGCCAAATACAAAAATGCTTTATGTAGAAACTCCGACTAATCCAATGCTAAACATTACTGACCTTAGAGGAGTTACAGAAATTGCCAGACGGAATAATCTGATTTCTGTCTGTGATAATACTTTTATGAGTCCTTATTTTCAGAATCCATTAACATTTGGAATTGATATTGTACTTCATTCAACAACAAAATATTTAAATGGTCATAGCGATATCATTGGGGGCATTTTAGTCACAAGCGATGAAAAGCTTCACGAAAGATTAAGATACATTCAGAATGCGGCTGGTGGAGTTCCATCGCCATTTGATTGCTGGCTTGTTCTTCGCTCTACGAAAACGCTTGCTGTAAGAATGAAACAACACGAAGCAAATGCAATTGAATTAGCGAACTTTCTTGAACAATCAGGACTTGCTAAAAAAGTTATCTATCCAGGACTAAAATCACATCCGCAACACGGACTTGCAAAGCAACAAATGAGAGGATTTGGCGGAATGGTGTCCGCTGACTTTGGCGATATTGAAACTGCTAAAAAAGTTCTGAATAATGTTAAGATTTTTACTCTCGCTGAAAGTCTTGGCGGAGTAGAAAGTCTTATCTGTCATCCTGCATCAATGACTCACGCATCGGTTCCAAAAGAGGAAAGAGATAAAATGGGATTGACTGATTCCTTAGTCAGATTCTCAGTTGGAATTGAGGACATTGAAGATTTAATAGCAGATGTTAAGCAGGCTCTGGAAAAATAA